A region of Halopiger xanaduensis SH-6 DNA encodes the following proteins:
- a CDS encoding COG1361 S-layer family protein, with protein MRSSIGYQVLSPDGSRNLIREAQPLEVTNSCHDNGPVIDPSTTGTSRTIYPRIDRFTVEMGGREATSNQRRRAAVTVGVLSVAVVLVLGLVAATIPVETGPITLLQNESRNDTNGSINDSSADESASIADSAGNEFTPRPPVENDTSTPEPPRAVPTTDPQIVQAADGNVTVAVAENQSIRAGETAPVTLEVTNDGDRQATDVVVTVRAVDGAVTFGPPDAPQSTRSVVVDDIWPGDTETVAVDVVVSDVDSETYPLFASVQYQIDTEGPADDEFRLNETDETNDTRIDGDDDEETVVRTDGPALLKLPVDGSRAFDVTPVRDEIPVDGAGVYEVRITNDGDGSVTGVVAAIEVGPPLTSESPMAYVGALEPGESETVRFALESSSDAVETTTSVSLALSYDVGSGNRASGDPVQVPVSVAETDEDTDVDSIAPFVAVAVVFALAAIWWFRRR; from the coding sequence GTGAGATCGAGCATCGGATATCAGGTCCTGTCTCCCGACGGGAGCCGGAACCTTATACGTGAAGCGCAGCCGCTCGAGGTAACGAACAGTTGTCACGACAACGGTCCGGTAATCGATCCTTCAACGACGGGAACGAGCCGGACGATTTATCCACGGATCGACCGTTTCACGGTGGAAATGGGCGGCCGAGAGGCGACTTCGAATCAGCGGCGTCGAGCAGCCGTTACGGTGGGTGTTCTCTCGGTTGCCGTTGTTCTGGTGCTTGGACTCGTCGCGGCGACGATCCCGGTCGAAACGGGGCCGATCACGCTGCTACAGAACGAGTCACGAAACGATACGAATGGATCGATCAACGATTCGAGTGCCGACGAGAGCGCGTCGATCGCCGATTCGGCTGGAAACGAGTTCACGCCGCGGCCGCCCGTCGAGAACGACACGTCCACACCCGAACCGCCGCGTGCCGTACCGACGACCGATCCACAAATCGTCCAGGCGGCCGACGGGAACGTCACCGTCGCCGTCGCGGAGAATCAGTCGATCCGTGCGGGCGAAACGGCGCCGGTCACGCTCGAGGTGACAAACGACGGTGATCGACAGGCGACCGACGTCGTCGTGACGGTGCGAGCGGTCGACGGGGCCGTGACGTTCGGGCCGCCCGACGCACCGCAATCGACGCGGTCGGTCGTCGTCGACGACATCTGGCCCGGCGACACCGAGACCGTCGCCGTCGACGTCGTGGTCTCAGACGTCGATTCGGAGACGTATCCGCTGTTCGCGTCCGTGCAGTACCAAATCGACACCGAGGGGCCGGCCGACGACGAATTTCGACTGAACGAAACCGACGAGACGAACGACACCCGAATCGACGGTGATGACGACGAAGAAACAGTCGTCCGGACCGACGGTCCGGCGCTGCTCAAGCTCCCGGTTGATGGGTCTCGAGCGTTCGATGTGACGCCGGTCCGCGACGAGATTCCCGTCGACGGAGCGGGCGTCTACGAGGTCCGAATCACGAACGACGGTGACGGCTCGGTGACCGGCGTCGTCGCCGCAATCGAGGTGGGGCCACCGCTGACGAGCGAGTCGCCGATGGCGTACGTCGGCGCGCTCGAGCCGGGAGAGTCGGAGACGGTGCGGTTCGCTCTCGAGTCGTCCTCGGACGCGGTCGAGACGACAACCAGCGTCTCGCTCGCGCTCTCGTACGACGTGGGCTCCGGGAACCGAGCGAGCGGGGATCCCGTCCAGGTTCCGGTTTCGGTCGCCGAAACGGATGAGGACACCGACGTCGACTCAATCGCGCCGTTCGTCGCCGTCGCAGTCGTGTTCGCGCTGGCGGCGATCTGGTGGTTCCGGCGGCGCTGA
- a CDS encoding SOUL family heme-binding protein, with product MRSIRNLLVGTATLLGLWIGWGTYVSRTTERVPSETLERFDGVEIRRYPRTVLVETTAPDARTAFRRLFRYISGANGRREDVAMTAPVAVRGTAISMTAPVRTGSDGGDVTMAFYLPRAYTPETAPMPTDPAIRLVVESPRTVAVRRFSWYATDERVDRERTRLLEQLSHREFDPRGEPTLLQYNDPWTPPFMRTNEVEVELADAPEQVRRKAP from the coding sequence ATGCGATCCATCCGAAACCTACTGGTCGGCACTGCCACTCTGCTAGGACTGTGGATCGGCTGGGGAACGTACGTCAGCCGGACGACCGAGCGCGTCCCCTCGGAAACGCTGGAGCGCTTCGACGGCGTCGAGATCCGTCGCTATCCGCGGACGGTCCTCGTCGAAACGACGGCGCCGGACGCGCGGACGGCGTTCAGACGCCTTTTTCGATACATTTCGGGAGCGAACGGGCGCCGCGAAGACGTGGCGATGACTGCACCGGTGGCGGTCCGCGGGACGGCGATTTCGATGACCGCGCCCGTACGAACCGGATCCGACGGTGGCGACGTGACGATGGCATTCTATCTTCCACGGGCGTACACGCCCGAGACTGCGCCGATGCCGACCGATCCTGCCATCCGACTCGTAGTCGAGTCGCCGCGGACGGTCGCGGTGCGCCGATTCTCGTGGTACGCGACGGACGAGCGCGTCGATCGAGAGCGGACTCGACTGCTCGAGCAGCTCTCTCACCGGGAGTTCGACCCCCGCGGCGAGCCGACGCTGCTCCAGTACAACGATCCGTGGACGCCGCCGTTCATGCGAACGAACGAGGTCGAAGTCGAACTTGCCGATGCCCCGGAGCAGGTCCGCCGAAAGGCGCCGTGA
- a CDS encoding ABC transporter ATP-binding protein, whose product MSSTEPQPLELESLTKYYGDVRGIEDLTFTVSRGEIFGFLGPNGAGKSTAIRVILGLLKPTDGTASLMGWTVTDRTELREAKQHLGYLPSDVTFYDRVTGEEVLDHFGRLRGDERREDLLERFPVPLDRNVKAYSSGNRQKLAIVAAFMHEPDLAIMDEPTSGLDPLVQNEFYELLEERRDAGRTSFFSSHILSEVRRVCDRVGIIRNGRLIELDTVENILADGGTIVTVRLAEEPLAAALEFPGVARVDRQGDDGKYRLVLAREFDALIDRLSEYTVLDLEVREASIEDVFMHFYGGTDEDLDSPTSGNGASP is encoded by the coding sequence GTGAGCAGCACCGAGCCACAACCGCTCGAACTCGAGTCCCTGACGAAGTACTACGGCGACGTTCGGGGCATCGAGGACCTCACGTTCACCGTCAGCCGGGGCGAGATTTTCGGCTTTCTCGGCCCGAACGGTGCGGGAAAGTCGACGGCGATCCGCGTCATCCTCGGACTGTTGAAACCCACCGATGGAACGGCATCGCTGATGGGATGGACCGTGACGGATCGAACGGAACTACGCGAGGCGAAACAGCACCTCGGCTATCTTCCGAGCGACGTCACCTTCTACGATCGCGTGACGGGTGAGGAGGTGCTCGACCACTTCGGTCGACTGCGCGGAGACGAGCGTCGCGAGGACCTCCTCGAGCGCTTTCCCGTTCCCCTCGATCGGAACGTCAAGGCCTACTCGAGCGGCAACAGGCAAAAGCTCGCGATCGTCGCGGCGTTCATGCACGAGCCCGACCTGGCGATCATGGACGAGCCAACATCCGGGCTGGATCCGCTCGTTCAGAACGAGTTCTACGAACTGCTCGAGGAGCGACGAGACGCGGGCCGGACAAGTTTCTTTTCCTCGCACATTCTGAGCGAGGTCCGTCGCGTCTGCGATCGCGTTGGAATCATTAGGAACGGGCGCCTGATCGAACTCGACACCGTCGAGAACATCCTCGCGGATGGGGGCACGATCGTAACCGTTCGATTGGCCGAGGAGCCGCTAGCAGCGGCGCTCGAGTTTCCGGGCGTCGCGCGTGTCGATCGGCAGGGTGACGACGGCAAGTACCGATTAGTTCTCGCACGGGAGTTCGACGCCCTGATTGACCGGCTGAGTGAGTACACCGTTCTCGACCTTGAGGTCCGCGAGGCGTCCATCGAGGACGTGTTTATGCACTTTTATGGCGGAACGGACGAGGATCTCGATTCGCCAACGAGCGGGAACGGCGCGTCACCCTAG